A stretch of the Planktothricoides raciborskii GIHE-MW2 genome encodes the following:
- a CDS encoding ankyrin repeat domain-containing protein codes for MTNLIDAVKNANLSQVKDWLNSGVDVNETDEEGTTAIIVAAETENPEIVAALIAAGAQVNAQDKDGWTALMGAAAAGSTDIVKLLLDAGADINAKAGFGLTALMSAAGRGKKEVVQMLIDYGADIRLRDNNTWTALIWASQDGHKEVMELLKKARDGKLI; via the coding sequence ATGACAAACCTGATCGATGCCGTAAAAAACGCCAACTTATCCCAAGTAAAAGACTGGTTAAACAGCGGAGTTGATGTCAATGAAACCGATGAAGAAGGCACCACAGCCATCATTGTAGCTGCTGAAACAGAAAACCCCGAAATTGTCGCCGCACTCATTGCTGCTGGAGCACAAGTTAATGCTCAAGATAAAGATGGTTGGACAGCCTTAATGGGTGCAGCAGCAGCGGGTTCTACGGACATCGTGAAACTATTACTAGATGCCGGGGCTGATATTAATGCTAAAGCAGGCTTTGGCTTAACTGCTTTAATGAGTGCCGCAGGTCGCGGTAAAAAAGAAGTAGTACAAATGCTAATTGACTATGGTGCCGATATTCGCCTCAGAGATAACAATACTTGGACGGCGTTAATTTGGGCGTCTCAAGATGGTCATAAAGAAGTGATGGAATTGTTGAAAAAAGCCAGAGATGGAAAATTAATTTAA
- a CDS encoding XisH family protein, with protein sequence MHPLPLHPTPYTLHPTPQPTTKESLPNNQQQFMPTKDIFHNAVKNALIKDGWTITDDPLYLDYGGIDMYVDLGAEKIIAAEKLSEKGTEKIAVEIKSFVHPSMTYEFHTALGHYLNYRLALDDIQPERKLYLAISEETYETFFILPFTQNFVNKNQIYLLIYDSNQEVIKQWKNCQNTEN encoded by the coding sequence ATGCATCCTCTTCCCCTACACCCTACACCCTACACCCTACACCCTACACCCCAACCAACAACCAAAGAATCCCTACCCAACAACCAACAACAATTTATGCCAACCAAAGATATATTTCACAATGCCGTCAAAAATGCCTTAATTAAAGATGGCTGGACAATTACCGACGATCCGCTATATTTAGACTATGGCGGCATTGATATGTATGTTGATTTAGGCGCAGAAAAAATTATCGCGGCTGAAAAATTATCCGAAAAAGGCACCGAAAAAATCGCCGTTGAGATTAAAAGCTTTGTTCACCCTTCAATGACTTATGAATTTCATACCGCATTAGGACACTATCTAAATTACCGTTTAGCCTTAGACGATATTCAGCCGGAACGAAAATTATATTTAGCCATAAGCGAGGAAACTTATGAAACATTTTTTATACTGCCATTTACGCAAAATTTTGTGAATAAAAATCAGATATATTTATTAATATATGATAGCAACCAAGAGGTGATTAAGCAATGGAAAAATTGCCAAAATACCGAGAATTAG